The following are encoded in a window of Flavobacteriales bacterium genomic DNA:
- a CDS encoding choice-of-anchor B family protein: MRNPIIAAAMVWSLSAAAQYNIEYVGRLDYQDLRNSNLSNLWGYTDEVGNEYAIVGVNGNPDVPNSGGVSVVALGDGTNPQEVFFYPGPPSIWREVKVWGDHAYVTTEANSGGITIVDLGPLPQSTALNATVWDAPDWSRSHSLFIDENGRLYIHGANRGNGGVIMYDLSNPMNPVEVGEYDQWYCHDSFARGDTLYAAHIYAGFFSIVDVSDPANPVLLGVQTTPDDFTHNVWLDDSGQYIFTTDERTNAYVGAYDIGDPTDIVFKDKLRSDNGSGAVPHNTYWLHGHLVTSYYTFGVTIYDAERPHNLVEVGHYDTSPFTGEGFRGAWGVYPFFPSERLIISDIETGLWVLEPTYRRACWLEGTVRNAANELPVGQATVSIVSTPGTSTTGIDGKYATGHHQAGTYTVTASAPGYLSATITGVSLVEGEVTLLDIHLQPLVSFVLTGTVVDAGTLQPLPDAQVRIKSETYLYETTSNASGVFTLPAVFTDEYEVLGGKWGWRTSCPAPQIIGPATAPLVIALEKGYYDDFEFDFGWTVNSTASAGIWERGVPIGTTFNSQWSNPNVDVGGDCGAQCYVTGNGGGGAGNDDVDDGHTTLTSPAFDATSVFDPQIRFNRWFYNAGGSGAPNDRMEVRLTDGTQTVLLETVTQSSSSWFYRTFRILDHMTPGTAMKLFVFITDDNPGHLVEGGFDIFQLVDLSPVGMGEVTQLEMNLWPNPSADRFEVTLPGAQEATLEVFDALGRAALDPIALRGGRATVPHMLSSGTYLVRVTTAAGAQATQRLQVVR, encoded by the coding sequence ATGAGGAATCCGATCATCGCGGCCGCCATGGTGTGGTCGTTAAGTGCCGCTGCGCAATACAACATCGAGTATGTCGGCCGCCTGGATTACCAGGATCTGCGCAACTCCAATCTGAGCAATCTTTGGGGCTACACCGACGAAGTAGGCAACGAGTACGCCATCGTAGGGGTGAATGGAAACCCGGATGTGCCGAACAGCGGTGGTGTGAGCGTGGTGGCCCTTGGAGATGGTACCAACCCCCAGGAGGTCTTCTTCTATCCTGGCCCGCCCAGTATCTGGCGGGAGGTGAAGGTCTGGGGTGACCATGCCTACGTGACCACCGAGGCCAATAGCGGCGGCATCACCATCGTGGATCTGGGGCCGCTGCCGCAGAGCACGGCGCTCAACGCCACCGTATGGGACGCTCCGGATTGGTCCCGCTCGCACTCACTGTTCATCGATGAGAACGGCCGCCTGTACATCCATGGCGCCAACCGCGGCAACGGTGGCGTGATCATGTACGACCTGTCCAACCCCATGAACCCTGTGGAGGTGGGCGAGTACGACCAATGGTACTGTCACGACAGCTTCGCGCGGGGCGACACGCTCTATGCCGCGCACATCTACGCGGGCTTCTTCTCCATCGTGGACGTGAGCGATCCGGCCAACCCGGTATTGCTGGGGGTGCAGACCACGCCGGACGATTTCACCCACAACGTGTGGCTGGACGACAGCGGGCAATACATCTTCACCACCGACGAGCGCACCAACGCCTATGTGGGGGCCTACGACATCGGCGATCCCACGGACATCGTCTTCAAGGACAAATTGCGGAGCGACAACGGTTCGGGCGCTGTACCACACAACACCTACTGGTTGCACGGTCACCTGGTCACTTCGTATTACACTTTCGGGGTGACGATCTACGATGCCGAGCGCCCGCACAATCTGGTCGAAGTGGGGCACTACGACACATCACCCTTCACCGGCGAAGGATTCCGCGGGGCCTGGGGCGTATATCCCTTCTTCCCATCGGAACGGCTCATCATCTCGGACATCGAAACGGGCTTGTGGGTGCTGGAGCCCACTTACCGCCGTGCCTGCTGGCTGGAAGGTACCGTGCGCAACGCCGCGAACGAACTCCCTGTGGGCCAGGCCACGGTCAGCATCGTCTCCACGCCGGGCACGAGTACCACGGGCATCGATGGCAAGTACGCCACAGGCCACCACCAGGCGGGCACCTACACGGTCACTGCCAGCGCACCGGGCTATTTGTCCGCCACCATCACGGGCGTGTCGTTGGTGGAGGGCGAGGTCACCTTGCTGGACATCCATCTGCAGCCACTGGTCTCCTTCGTGCTCACCGGCACGGTGGTCGATGCCGGCACGCTGCAACCATTGCCGGACGCGCAGGTACGGATCAAGAGCGAGACCTACCTGTACGAGACCACGAGCAACGCCTCAGGTGTTTTCACCTTGCCGGCGGTCTTTACGGATGAGTACGAGGTACTCGGCGGCAAGTGGGGATGGCGCACCTCGTGCCCTGCACCACAGATCATCGGGCCCGCCACGGCGCCCCTGGTCATCGCGCTGGAGAAAGGCTACTATGACGATTTTGAGTTCGACTTCGGCTGGACGGTGAACTCCACAGCCTCGGCAGGCATCTGGGAGCGGGGCGTGCCCATCGGAACCACCTTCAACAGCCAATGGAGCAATCCCAATGTGGATGTGGGGGGCGACTGCGGCGCGCAATGCTATGTCACCGGCAATGGTGGTGGTGGTGCGGGCAATGACGATGTGGACGATGGCCACACCACGCTCACCTCACCGGCCTTCGACGCCACCTCGGTCTTCGATCCCCAGATCCGCTTCAACCGGTGGTTCTATAACGCGGGCGGCTCCGGTGCGCCCAACGACCGCATGGAGGTCCGCCTCACGGATGGCACCCAAACTGTGCTGCTGGAGACGGTGACGCAATCCTCCTCCTCGTGGTTCTACCGCACCTTCCGCATTCTGGACCACATGACACCGGGCACGGCCATGAAGCTCTTCGTCTTCATCACGGACGACAACCCCGGCCACTTGGTGGAGGGTGGGTTCGACATTTTCCAGTTGGTGGACCTGAGCCCGGTCGGTATGGGTGAGGTCACGCAATTGGAGATGAACCTCTGGCCGAATCCCTCGGCCGACCGTTTCGAGGTGACCCTCCCTGGTGCGCAAGAGGCCACATTGGAGGTGTTCGACGCCTTGGGCCGTGCGGCCTTGGACCCCATCGCCCTGCGCGGTGGAAGGGCCACAGTGCCGCATATGCTGTCTTCGGGCACCTACCTGGTCCGGGTCACTACGGCCGCGGGCGCACAGGCCACACAGCGCCTGCAGGTGGTGCGTTGA
- a CDS encoding T9SS type A sorting domain-containing protein, whose translation MTLSFPSRVAWLLALPAFFLLSACPVQAQFAPALPVAPFGPGQGLFAVDLDGDGDLDLVKRSGIDHLQWMRNVDGSGAFEVQGTWFQTTGTIAHFAIADLDGDGAADLAYVEESEHLMMVAMNDGTGILGDPMLVGGLPGEAGALRVGDITGNGIPDLVLTLGMDGDVRIGWFPGLEAGFGALATTATLFLGDAPAVMLLGDLDLSGGVDVFLMADALSGVGVMNGAGDASIWDVLPLFINFNGPFSDPQLIDVDGDGDLDIADASGTSIQWAENRLDENVPFNAFTLRHLEGFTSAGQGRFGRTPCDAGAAVVWVPANPALPVRWRQYLGGLFAFSPAKDLPSIPRGNGLLLADLDGDGVDDLILGDDTVISWYRNVMPEPTTTVALPVLDTLCIAGPSVPLPDALPSGGMWSGTWVSDNMLHRSNAPGSGSYPLGYTWYEPEGCPVGDRAFIQLIMAPVVTPALGPVICSGDGPIQMGSVPQATEWIGLTEGAILDPATYAGETIVCAYTDPTGSTCIQILGTLSVWATIPAAIQPAGPFCVNDGPQEIVPEVQLPNSSWSGDIVSSTEGSALFDPSQGAGLYQVILVRMPTGPQQCMGTDTLVIVVSDDIPELSIAPIAPHCAGGVPIALVAEPAGGLWSGTGVIEEVFYPTLAGAGTHVLAYFYEAPEGCSNTAQMEVILADAATVQGPSASWIFCRSGEPVTFSGFPAGGTWQAPLDENGVFDPGSTAPGEYPVGYTYTDPAGCVLQSGPATLQVLFDATVVIDPVGLVCLDGGPVTLTGNPPGIWGGAASGFGSMALFDPAFWGEGLWTVTLTSEPEGFCAGTATIHVEVELCTGLEDLTAPLGLLVAPNPFATGFWVEMTGEGPLTYEILDAMGRSIDQGSTAADTARPLWLDLSGQPDGTYLLRVVRHGRIAHARLVKAG comes from the coding sequence ATGACCCTGTCCTTCCCAAGCCGGGTCGCTTGGCTTCTAGCCCTCCCCGCCTTCTTCCTGCTGTCGGCTTGTCCTGTCCAGGCGCAGTTCGCTCCAGCACTTCCCGTGGCGCCCTTTGGCCCTGGCCAAGGCCTTTTCGCGGTGGACCTGGATGGCGATGGCGACCTGGACCTGGTGAAGCGCAGCGGCATCGACCATTTGCAGTGGATGCGCAACGTGGATGGGTCAGGCGCCTTTGAAGTGCAAGGGACCTGGTTCCAGACCACAGGCACGATCGCGCACTTCGCCATCGCCGACCTGGACGGCGACGGGGCCGCCGATCTGGCTTACGTGGAGGAGTCAGAGCATCTGATGATGGTGGCCATGAACGATGGGACCGGCATCCTCGGGGATCCCATGTTGGTTGGCGGTCTGCCAGGCGAAGCAGGTGCGCTGCGTGTGGGAGACATCACCGGCAACGGCATTCCTGACCTGGTCCTGACCCTCGGGATGGATGGCGATGTGAGGATCGGCTGGTTCCCCGGCCTGGAGGCGGGCTTCGGTGCGCTCGCCACCACGGCGACGCTCTTTCTTGGCGATGCGCCGGCCGTGATGCTCCTCGGTGATCTGGACCTGAGCGGCGGCGTCGACGTGTTCTTGATGGCCGACGCGCTCAGTGGCGTGGGCGTGATGAACGGCGCAGGCGATGCCAGCATCTGGGATGTACTGCCGCTGTTCATCAACTTCAATGGGCCTTTTTCCGATCCGCAGCTGATCGATGTGGACGGTGACGGTGACCTCGACATCGCGGACGCCTCGGGTACTTCCATCCAATGGGCCGAGAACCGGCTGGACGAGAATGTGCCTTTCAACGCCTTCACCCTGCGCCACCTCGAAGGCTTTACCTCAGCCGGCCAGGGACGTTTTGGCCGCACCCCCTGTGATGCCGGTGCGGCCGTGGTCTGGGTGCCTGCCAACCCGGCTCTGCCAGTGCGCTGGCGGCAGTACCTGGGGGGACTGTTCGCTTTCTCCCCCGCCAAAGACCTGCCGTCCATTCCACGCGGAAACGGGTTGTTGCTCGCGGACCTGGATGGCGATGGGGTGGATGACCTCATTCTGGGTGACGACACCGTCATCTCCTGGTACCGGAACGTGATGCCCGAACCCACCACCACTGTGGCATTGCCTGTGCTGGATACGCTCTGCATCGCAGGCCCCTCAGTTCCGTTGCCAGATGCGTTGCCCAGTGGCGGGATGTGGAGCGGCACATGGGTCTCTGACAATATGCTGCATCGCTCCAATGCACCGGGCTCGGGCAGCTACCCCTTGGGCTACACGTGGTACGAGCCCGAGGGCTGCCCGGTGGGCGACCGCGCCTTCATCCAGCTCATCATGGCGCCGGTTGTCACGCCCGCATTGGGTCCGGTGATCTGCAGTGGCGACGGGCCGATCCAGATGGGTTCCGTTCCGCAGGCCACCGAATGGATCGGCTTGACGGAAGGGGCCATCCTCGATCCAGCCACCTACGCCGGCGAGACCATCGTGTGCGCCTATACCGACCCCACGGGCAGCACCTGCATCCAGATCCTCGGCACCCTGTCGGTCTGGGCCACGATCCCCGCCGCCATACAACCCGCCGGGCCGTTCTGCGTGAACGATGGTCCGCAGGAGATCGTACCTGAAGTGCAATTGCCCAACAGCAGTTGGAGCGGCGACATCGTCTCCTCCACCGAGGGATCGGCCCTTTTCGATCCCTCACAAGGAGCGGGCCTCTACCAGGTCATCCTCGTGCGCATGCCCACTGGCCCGCAGCAATGCATGGGTACGGACACACTTGTGATCGTGGTCAGCGATGACATTCCCGAATTGAGCATAGCTCCCATCGCACCGCATTGCGCGGGTGGTGTGCCCATCGCCCTGGTGGCCGAACCGGCTGGCGGCCTGTGGAGCGGTACCGGGGTGATCGAAGAGGTCTTCTACCCAACCCTCGCCGGTGCCGGCACCCATGTGCTCGCCTACTTCTATGAAGCCCCGGAGGGTTGCTCCAACACCGCCCAAATGGAGGTCATACTGGCGGATGCCGCCACGGTGCAAGGACCTTCGGCGTCCTGGATCTTCTGCCGCAGTGGTGAGCCGGTCACCTTCAGCGGTTTCCCGGCCGGCGGTACCTGGCAGGCCCCCCTGGATGAGAATGGCGTATTCGATCCCGGTTCCACGGCCCCGGGCGAGTATCCCGTGGGCTATACCTACACGGATCCCGCAGGCTGCGTGCTGCAGAGCGGCCCCGCCACGTTGCAGGTGCTCTTCGATGCCACGGTGGTGATCGACCCGGTGGGACTGGTTTGCCTGGACGGCGGACCGGTGACGCTTACGGGGAACCCGCCGGGAATATGGGGGGGCGCCGCATCGGGCTTCGGCTCCATGGCCCTCTTCGATCCCGCATTCTGGGGCGAAGGTCTGTGGACGGTGACACTCACCTCGGAACCTGAAGGCTTCTGCGCAGGCACCGCCACCATACATGTGGAGGTGGAACTTTGCACCGGGCTGGAGGACCTGACCGCACCCCTGGGGCTGTTGGTGGCGCCCAACCCCTTTGCCACAGGTTTCTGGGTGGAAATGACCGGCGAGGGCCCGCTGACCTACGAAATTCTGGATGCCATGGGCAGGTCGATCGACCAGGGCTCAACAGCGGCGGATACCGCCCGGCCCCTTTGGCTGGACCTTTCCGGCCAACCTGATGGCACCTACCTGCTTCGGGTGGTGCGCCATGGGCGGATCGCCCATGCCCGGTTGGTGAAAGCGGGATAA
- a CDS encoding tetratricopeptide repeat protein, whose product MPMTIPARSLIASTILFSAMVLHAQDADMWTAQGDSLLVAGKQKQAADAFTKALQLSPNHIKALEGRSQAWFETEKLDKFMLDAEKLLRLDTANHRGHLLRATYSLYGEDFSLSEHHATRAADHAPDDHSRARALLIRGQARAAFKRQGPAIEDLEAGLALIPDDTRAMSTLARMYDAASRHAEALALLEKLCEMEPDELGHWSNRGFELVMLGRYQEAMPVIEKALAKDKDEPVALSNRAYVHLMLGREKEAAQDVERSLRSMPANPYALRTRALIRLRKGDRAQACEDLTLAKVLGDIAEVDQLVREHCATTPLPESR is encoded by the coding sequence ATGCCCATGACGATCCCCGCCCGATCCCTCATCGCATCCACCATCCTGTTCAGCGCCATGGTACTGCATGCGCAGGACGCCGACATGTGGACAGCCCAAGGTGATTCGTTGCTCGTGGCAGGCAAACAAAAGCAGGCGGCCGACGCCTTCACCAAGGCGCTCCAATTGTCACCGAACCACATCAAAGCGCTGGAAGGACGGAGCCAGGCCTGGTTCGAAACGGAGAAGCTGGACAAGTTCATGCTGGATGCCGAGAAGCTGCTTCGGCTGGACACCGCCAACCACAGGGGGCATTTGCTGCGCGCCACCTATTCCCTCTACGGCGAGGACTTCAGTCTGTCAGAGCACCACGCCACACGGGCTGCGGACCATGCTCCCGATGATCATTCACGCGCCAGGGCCTTGCTCATCCGGGGTCAGGCGCGCGCCGCTTTCAAACGTCAGGGACCGGCCATTGAGGACCTTGAAGCGGGCCTTGCGCTGATCCCGGACGACACCCGCGCCATGTCCACGCTGGCCCGCATGTACGATGCGGCCAGTCGCCATGCCGAAGCCCTTGCGTTGCTGGAGAAGCTCTGCGAAATGGAACCGGATGAACTGGGCCATTGGAGCAACCGCGGCTTCGAACTGGTGATGCTGGGGCGCTACCAAGAGGCCATGCCCGTGATCGAAAAGGCATTGGCCAAGGACAAGGACGAACCCGTGGCCCTGAGCAACCGGGCCTACGTGCACCTGATGCTGGGCCGCGAAAAAGAAGCGGCGCAGGATGTGGAGCGCAGCCTGCGGTCCATGCCGGCGAACCCCTACGCGTTGCGCACGCGGGCCTTGATCCGCCTGCGAAAAGGTGACCGTGCCCAAGCCTGCGAGGACCTCACACTCGCCAAGGTGCTGGGCGATATCGCCGAAGTGGACCAACTGGTGCGCGAGCACTGCGCCACCACCCCGCTGCCCGAAAGCCGTTGA
- the tsaD gene encoding tRNA (adenosine(37)-N6)-threonylcarbamoyltransferase complex transferase subunit TsaD: protein MRPVVILGIESSCDETAAAVLVDGVVRSNVVAGQAVHSQWGGVVPELASRAHQEHIVPVVDQALREAGLRKEELTAIAFTQGPGLMGALLVGACFARSMAQALGIPLVAVDHIRAHVLAHFIGDVEPRPVPAFPFINLTVSGGHTQLVLVRSALDMRVLGTTQDDAAGEAFDKGAKLLGLPYPGGPLIDRHAQGGDPDRHRLPRPRMPGLDMSFSGVKTAFRDLVHGGMDRDPMFIQKELPHLCATLQRTIVDILLRGLRDAAIQEGVPRIALAGGVSANSALRQGAMELAAREGWEAYIPAFAYCTDNAAMIAMAGHLLLEAGTTAALDTVPFARSAR, encoded by the coding sequence ATGAGGCCGGTCGTGATACTGGGTATCGAGAGTTCGTGTGACGAGACGGCCGCGGCCGTGCTGGTGGACGGTGTGGTGCGCAGCAACGTGGTGGCCGGCCAGGCTGTGCACAGCCAATGGGGCGGTGTGGTGCCTGAACTGGCCAGCCGTGCGCATCAGGAGCATATCGTGCCCGTAGTGGACCAGGCGCTGCGAGAAGCCGGTCTGAGGAAGGAGGAACTCACCGCGATCGCCTTCACGCAGGGTCCCGGCCTGATGGGCGCATTGCTCGTGGGCGCCTGTTTCGCGCGGTCCATGGCACAGGCCTTGGGCATCCCACTGGTGGCGGTGGACCACATCCGTGCCCATGTCCTGGCCCACTTCATCGGCGATGTAGAACCACGTCCCGTGCCCGCATTCCCCTTCATCAACCTCACCGTGAGCGGCGGCCACACTCAATTGGTGCTGGTGCGCAGCGCGTTGGACATGCGGGTGCTCGGCACCACACAGGACGATGCCGCCGGCGAGGCCTTCGACAAGGGCGCCAAACTGCTGGGGCTGCCCTATCCCGGCGGACCGTTGATAGACCGGCATGCCCAGGGTGGCGACCCGGATCGTCACCGCCTGCCGCGTCCGCGTATGCCGGGTCTGGACATGAGTTTCAGCGGCGTGAAGACCGCCTTCCGCGATCTCGTGCACGGTGGCATGGACCGTGACCCCATGTTCATCCAGAAGGAACTGCCGCATCTCTGCGCCACGTTGCAGCGGACCATCGTGGACATCCTGTTGCGCGGTCTGCGCGATGCGGCCATCCAGGAAGGCGTGCCGCGCATCGCCCTGGCCGGTGGTGTCAGTGCCAACAGCGCCCTGCGGCAGGGCGCCATGGAGCTGGCCGCACGCGAGGGTTGGGAGGCCTACATCCCTGCTTTCGCCTATTGCACCGACAATGCCGCCATGATCGCCATGGCCGGGCACCTGTTGCTTGAAGCGGGCACCACCGCCGCGCTGGACACGGTGCCCTTCGCACGATCGGCGCGATAG
- a CDS encoding universal stress protein produces MKDILCATDLSPASDTALYHALLIAGRAGKHVDLLHVLDKHASEESEARAREHMAHRIAEAGGSEVARVVIMRGDPLTAITEAASHAHGLVVLCTHGPRGLRQSLFGADILKLVRKLPIPALVVQEHSPRREMLDRIVMPVAAHEDVDKLEDITIELARLFAAEVEVYEVIRPLGAASEELARNKRETLRRLAEEGVRHREVNEESEVFSAGFAEPTIRHAEKAGASCIAMMAHASREYRFIADAEKERMFTNTPGIPVLCA; encoded by the coding sequence ATGAAAGACATCCTCTGTGCCACGGACCTGAGCCCCGCTTCGGATACCGCCCTGTACCATGCCCTGCTCATCGCCGGCCGGGCAGGCAAACACGTGGATCTTCTTCATGTGCTGGACAAGCACGCCTCCGAGGAGAGCGAGGCCCGCGCCCGGGAGCACATGGCGCATCGTATCGCCGAAGCCGGAGGTTCGGAGGTGGCCCGGGTGGTGATCATGCGTGGCGACCCCTTGACGGCCATCACGGAAGCCGCTTCACATGCGCACGGCCTTGTGGTCCTATGCACCCATGGACCCAGGGGGCTGCGGCAGAGCCTTTTCGGCGCGGATATCCTGAAACTGGTGCGGAAGCTGCCCATCCCGGCGCTGGTGGTGCAGGAACACAGTCCCAGGCGTGAAATGCTGGACCGCATCGTGATGCCGGTGGCCGCGCACGAGGACGTGGACAAGCTGGAGGACATCACCATCGAGCTGGCACGGCTCTTCGCCGCCGAGGTGGAGGTGTATGAGGTGATCCGGCCACTGGGTGCAGCTTCCGAGGAACTGGCCCGCAACAAAAGGGAAACGTTGCGCCGCCTGGCGGAGGAGGGGGTGCGCCACCGCGAAGTGAACGAGGAAAGCGAGGTGTTCAGCGCAGGTTTCGCCGAACCCACCATCCGCCACGCCGAAAAAGCCGGGGCCTCCTGCATCGCCATGATGGCCCACGCTTCGCGTGAATACCGCTTCATCGCCGATGCGGAAAAGGAGCGGATGTTCACCAACACCCCGGGCATCCCGGTGCTCTGCGCCTGA